The Arcobacter sp. CECT 8986 DNA window TCTTGAGTGAATTGCAGTACCATTATTTTTTATTTCATCAACAACAACAACTTCACCTTGGAATAACTCTTTTAAATCTTCTACACAATATTTTCTATTTTTACCAAAACAAAAATCAAATCCAACTACTATTTTTTTTAGATTAGGAAACTCTTCTTTTATTAATCTTATAAACTCTTTTCCTTCTAAATGTTTAATATTATCAAGTACATAATAATAAACAGGTAGATTAGTATACTCTTGTCTAAAGCTTTTAGGCGTCAAATTAGAAAAGCCTGATTCTATAGTAACAATTGCTCCATTTTCATCTAAATTCTCAAAAAGTTTTTGATGAGCTATATGCATACCATCAAAACCTCCTATTGCAATTGATTGAATATCTTTTTTATTTACTAAAGTAGAATAACTCTTCTTCATTTCCATCTTTTCCTTGTAGTTTACTTTTTGAATTATAAATTAATTTCCAATTTAGGCTTATAGTTTCATCGATAAATTTTTTTCTTGCTAGATTTATAGCATTTTTATCTTTTACTACACCTTTTTTATCTCTTTTTACATTTTTACCAACTTCAAACTGTGGTTTAAAAAGAATAATTATTTTATCTTTTGATAATCTATTAATATCATTTAATATATTATGAATAGAAATAAATGAGACATCGCAAGTTACAATCTCAAAAATTTCATCACTATTAAAATCTCTTATATCTGTATTTTCAAAAAATTTGATTTTTTTGTTTTCTTTTATTTTTTCATGTAGTTGATTTGAACCAACATCAACACAAGATACTTTTTTAACTTTATTTAGTAATAAAATTTGAGTAAATCCACCAGTACTACTTCCAATATCTAGTGCATTTTTATTTTCTAAATCTATATTTATTTCATCTAAAAAGTATTTTAATTTATAAGCTGCTCTACTTACAAAAAAATCCTCTTCTAATATCTCTATTTTTACTAAATCAGGATTTTCTATAATAAATGAAGGTTTTGATACTATAACTTCATTTACTTTGATTTTATTTGATTTTATAAGTTCAGTAGCTTTATTTCTACTTTGTATTTCACTGTTTTTTGTAAGGTATTGGTCTAATCTCATTTAGATATTATAATATAAACTTAATCAAAAATTGGTTATTTTTATAATTAAATTAATAATTTATTTTAAAGAGAGCAACTTGAATTTTGTAAAAGAAAATTTTTCTGCAACTTTTGAAGAAAAAAAATCTAAATTTATAGCTTATTTATTTCCTATTAGTAAATTTGATGATGTGATGAAATCACTAAAAGAAGGACATCCCAAAGCTAGACATCATGTTTATGCATATCGATATTTAAATGAATTTGATCAAATTGTTGAAAATAGTAGTGATGATGGTGAGCCAAAAGGTACAAGTGGAAAACCAAGTTTAAATGTTTTATCTGGACATGAGTTAATTAATACAGCAGTTATAATAGTTA harbors:
- the tlyA gene encoding 23S rRNA (cytidine-2'-O)-methyltransferase TlyA — protein: MRLDQYLTKNSEIQSRNKATELIKSNKIKVNEVIVSKPSFIIENPDLVKIEILEEDFFVSRAAYKLKYFLDEINIDLENKNALDIGSSTGGFTQILLLNKVKKVSCVDVGSNQLHEKIKENKKIKFFENTDIRDFNSDEIFEIVTCDVSFISIHNILNDINRLSKDKIIILFKPQFEVGKNVKRDKKGVVKDKNAINLARKKFIDETISLNWKLIYNSKSKLQGKDGNEEELFYFSK
- a CDS encoding bifunctional riboflavin kinase/FAD synthetase, which translates into the protein MKKSYSTLVNKKDIQSIAIGGFDGMHIAHQKLFENLDENGAIVTIESGFSNLTPKSFRQEYTNLPVYYYVLDNIKHLEGKEFIRLIKEEFPNLKKIVVGFDFCFGKNRKYCVEDLKELFQGEVVVVDEIKNNGTAIHSRYIRDFIKNGNIKKANEFLGKNYKIVGSQVKGQGLGKSDFVPTINLQVENFLLPNEGVYITKTKIKNDIYNSVTFIGHRVSTDGTYAIETHILQGDIETTYNNVEVAFLDKIRDNKKFDDFKDLKAQILLDIKEAKEFFN